A section of the Burkholderia mallei ATCC 23344 genome encodes:
- the glmU gene encoding bifunctional UDP-N-acetylglucosamine diphosphorylase/glucosamine-1-phosphate N-acetyltransferase GlmU, which translates to MNIVILAAGTGKRMRSALPKVLHPLAGRPLLSHVIDTARALAPSRLVVVIGHGAEQVRAAVAAPDVQFAVQEQQLGTGHAVRQALPLLDPSQPTLVLYGDVPLTRTATLKRLADAATDARYGVLTVTLDDPTGYGRIVRDQAGCVTRIVEQKDASPDELRIDEINTGIVVAPTAQLSMWLGALGNDNAQGEYYLTDVVEQAIEAGFEIVTTQPDDEWETLGVNSKAQLAELERIHQRNLADALLAAGVTLADPARIDVRGTLACGRDVSIDVNCVFEGDVTLADGVTIGANCVIRHAAIAAGARVDAFSHLDGATVGANAVVGPYARLRPGAVLAADAHVGNFVEVKNATLGQGSKANHLTYLGDADIGARVNVGAGTITCNYDGANKFRTVIEDDVFVGSDTQFVAPVRVGRGVTVAAGTTVWKDVAADMLVLNDKTQTAKSGYVRPVKKKS; encoded by the coding sequence ATGAATATCGTGATTTTGGCGGCAGGCACCGGCAAGCGCATGCGTTCGGCGCTGCCGAAAGTGCTTCATCCTCTGGCCGGCAGGCCCCTTCTCTCCCACGTGATCGATACCGCCCGCGCACTCGCGCCGTCCCGGCTCGTCGTCGTGATCGGCCATGGCGCCGAGCAGGTGCGCGCGGCCGTCGCCGCGCCCGACGTGCAGTTCGCGGTGCAGGAGCAGCAGCTCGGCACCGGGCACGCGGTGCGCCAGGCGCTGCCGCTGCTCGACCCGTCGCAGCCGACGCTCGTGCTGTACGGCGACGTGCCGCTCACGCGCACGGCGACACTCAAGCGCCTCGCCGACGCCGCGACCGACGCCCGCTACGGCGTGCTGACCGTCACGCTCGACGATCCGACGGGCTACGGGCGCATCGTGCGCGATCAGGCCGGGTGCGTGACGCGCATCGTCGAGCAGAAGGACGCGTCGCCCGACGAGTTGCGCATCGACGAGATCAACACGGGCATCGTCGTCGCGCCGACCGCGCAGCTTTCGATGTGGCTCGGCGCGCTCGGCAACGACAACGCGCAGGGCGAGTACTATCTGACCGACGTCGTCGAGCAGGCGATCGAAGCGGGCTTCGAGATCGTCACGACGCAGCCGGACGACGAGTGGGAGACGCTCGGCGTGAACAGCAAGGCGCAGCTCGCCGAGCTCGAGCGCATTCATCAGCGCAACCTCGCCGACGCGCTGCTCGCCGCGGGCGTGACGCTCGCCGATCCGGCGCGCATCGACGTGCGCGGCACGCTCGCGTGCGGGCGCGACGTGTCGATCGACGTGAATTGCGTGTTCGAAGGCGACGTGACGCTCGCCGACGGCGTGACGATCGGCGCGAACTGCGTGATCCGCCACGCGGCGATCGCCGCGGGCGCGCGCGTGGACGCGTTCTCGCATCTCGACGGCGCGACGGTCGGCGCGAACGCGGTCGTCGGCCCGTACGCGCGGCTGCGCCCGGGCGCGGTGCTCGCCGCCGACGCGCACGTCGGCAACTTCGTCGAGGTGAAGAACGCGACGCTCGGCCAAGGCTCGAAGGCGAACCATCTGACCTATCTCGGCGACGCGGACATCGGCGCGCGCGTGAACGTCGGCGCGGGCACGATCACGTGCAACTACGACGGCGCGAACAAGTTCCGCACGGTCATCGAGGACGACGTGTTCGTCGGCTCGGACACGCAGTTCGTCGCGCCGGTGCGCGTCGGCCGCGGCGTGACGGTGGCGGCGGGCACGACCGTATGGAAGGACGTCGCCGCGGACATGCTCGTGCTCAACGACAAGACGCAGACCGCGAAGAGCGGCTACGTGCGCCCCGTCAAGAAGAAGAGCTGA
- the ttcA gene encoding tRNA 2-thiocytidine(32) synthetase TtcA, protein MNAPHTPHLNEAEAAAAVEANAAELGRRALTRREQKEAYENNKLFKRLVRQVGQAIGDYNMIEHGDKVMVCLSGGKDSYALLDILLRLRERAPIDFDIVAVNLDQKQPGFPEHVLPEYLTKIGVPFHIENQDTYSIVKRLVPEGKTTCSLCSRLRRGILYRVAGELGATKIALGHHRDDIVQTLLLNMFYGGKLKGMPPKLQSDDGKNIVIRPLAYAKETDLEKYAELREFPIIPCNLCGSQPNLKRAEMKALIRDWDKRFPGRVDNMFNALANVVPSHLMDARLFPFAGLRATGEADPNGDIAFDEDPCGTDASAPGGAKSVSIVQFDDL, encoded by the coding sequence ATGAATGCGCCCCATACCCCGCATCTGAACGAAGCCGAAGCGGCCGCCGCCGTCGAGGCGAACGCGGCCGAGCTCGGCCGCCGCGCGCTCACGCGCCGCGAGCAGAAGGAAGCGTACGAGAACAACAAGCTGTTCAAGCGGCTCGTGCGCCAGGTCGGCCAGGCGATCGGCGATTACAACATGATCGAGCACGGCGACAAGGTGATGGTCTGCCTGTCGGGCGGCAAGGACAGCTACGCGCTGCTCGACATCCTGCTGCGGCTGCGCGAGCGCGCGCCGATCGATTTCGACATCGTCGCCGTGAACCTCGACCAGAAGCAGCCGGGCTTCCCGGAGCACGTGCTGCCCGAGTACCTGACGAAGATCGGCGTGCCGTTCCACATCGAGAATCAGGATACGTACAGCATCGTCAAGCGCCTCGTGCCCGAAGGCAAGACCACCTGCTCGCTGTGCTCGCGGCTGCGCCGCGGGATCCTGTACCGCGTCGCGGGCGAGCTCGGCGCGACGAAGATCGCGCTCGGCCACCACCGCGACGACATCGTGCAGACGCTGCTGCTGAACATGTTCTACGGCGGCAAGCTGAAGGGGATGCCGCCGAAGCTGCAATCGGACGACGGCAAGAACATCGTGATCCGTCCGCTCGCGTACGCGAAGGAAACCGATCTCGAGAAATACGCGGAACTGCGCGAATTCCCGATCATTCCGTGCAACCTGTGCGGCAGCCAGCCGAACCTGAAGCGCGCGGAAATGAAGGCGCTGATCCGCGACTGGGACAAGCGCTTCCCGGGCCGCGTCGACAACATGTTCAACGCGCTCGCGAACGTCGTGCCCTCGCACCTGATGGACGCGCGGCTCTTCCCGTTCGCCGGCCTGCGCGCGACGGGCGAAGCCGATCCGAACGGCGACATCGCGTTCGACGAGGACCCGTGCGGCACCGACGCGAGCGCGCCGGGCGGCGCGAAATCCGTGTCGATCGTGCAGTTCGACGATCTGTAA
- a CDS encoding dihydroneopterin aldolase: MFAALLHPRLADCRRLYLRNHEVYMNIGAFEHEKRGEQRVVINVDLFVPLALTTPVEDRLREVVDYDLMKQSVAQCVARGHIHLQETLCDAIAASLLAHDAVRAVRVSTEKPDAYPDCDAVGVEVFRIKDEERA, translated from the coding sequence ATGTTTGCCGCCCTCCTGCATCCCAGGCTCGCCGATTGCCGCAGGCTCTACCTGCGCAACCACGAGGTGTACATGAACATCGGCGCCTTCGAGCACGAGAAGCGCGGCGAGCAGCGCGTCGTCATCAATGTCGATCTGTTCGTGCCGCTCGCGCTGACGACGCCCGTCGAGGACAGGCTGCGCGAAGTCGTCGACTATGATCTGATGAAGCAAAGCGTCGCGCAGTGCGTCGCGCGCGGCCACATCCATCTGCAGGAAACGCTCTGCGACGCGATCGCGGCGAGCCTGCTCGCGCACGACGCGGTGCGCGCGGTGCGCGTGTCCACCGAGAAGCCGGACGCCTACCCCGATTGCGACGCCGTCGGCGTCGAAGTATTTCGCATCAAGGACGAGGAGCGAGCATGA
- a CDS encoding SDR family NAD(P)-dependent oxidoreductase, with protein MTVPADTCDTSAARTARVVLITGAVQTGAAPAGAAPARAAEAARAGARQAIGAGRPGDAQPGASAPAGAPAHPPRAGEQQAQAPSAPPAARPAPDAAAVGRALAVGFARRGWNVALAAAAGDEARAAAALAAEVEALGRRAAVLAADLAVEADVARLVADCGAALGRPACVIAQAAPVADTARDVGYASLAGAMARSVAAPLVLARTLADATPDAARDDERERAVVIHLLDETLFHPAPERLSHSLAQAALHRATAAQALALAPKVRVVGLVGGRAPRADDIADAACYLADAPGVTGATLTVDGGEHLAPPADERN; from the coding sequence ATGACCGTCCCAGCCGACACCTGCGACACATCCGCGGCCCGCACCGCGCGGGTCGTGCTGATTACGGGCGCCGTGCAGACGGGCGCCGCGCCAGCGGGCGCCGCGCCAGCGCGCGCCGCCGAGGCGGCGCGGGCGGGCGCGCGGCAAGCCATCGGCGCCGGCCGGCCGGGCGATGCGCAGCCCGGCGCATCGGCGCCAGCCGGTGCGCCGGCACATCCCCCGCGCGCCGGCGAGCAGCAGGCGCAAGCGCCGAGCGCGCCGCCGGCCGCGCGGCCCGCGCCTGACGCCGCGGCCGTCGGCCGCGCGCTCGCCGTCGGCTTCGCGCGGCGCGGCTGGAACGTCGCGCTCGCGGCCGCGGCGGGCGACGAAGCCCGCGCGGCCGCCGCGCTCGCCGCCGAAGTCGAGGCGCTCGGCCGCCGCGCGGCGGTGCTCGCCGCCGATCTGGCGGTCGAAGCGGACGTCGCGCGGCTCGTCGCCGATTGCGGCGCGGCGCTCGGCCGGCCGGCCTGCGTGATCGCGCAGGCCGCGCCCGTCGCGGACACCGCGCGCGACGTCGGCTACGCGTCGCTCGCGGGCGCGATGGCGCGCAGCGTCGCCGCGCCGCTCGTGCTCGCGCGCACGCTCGCCGACGCGACGCCCGACGCCGCGCGCGACGACGAACGCGAGCGCGCGGTCGTGATTCATCTGCTCGACGAAACGCTGTTTCATCCGGCGCCCGAGCGGCTGTCGCATTCGCTCGCGCAGGCCGCGCTGCATCGCGCGACGGCGGCGCAGGCGCTCGCGCTCGCGCCGAAGGTGCGCGTCGTCGGGCTCGTCGGCGGGCGCGCGCCGCGCGCGGACGACATCGCCGACGCCGCGTGCTATCTCGCGGATGCGCCCGGCGTGACGGGCGCGACGCTGACCGTCGACGGCGGCGAGCATCTCGCGCCGCCCGCGGACGAACGGAATTGA
- a CDS encoding class I SAM-dependent methyltransferase codes for MNPKAHEPASLPVPGPDALAQSDALAASLRAEIAAAGGWIPFSRYMERVLYAPGLGYYSGGAQKFGRRGDDGSDFVTAPELSPLFAQTLARPVAQALAASGTRRVMEFGAGTGQLAAGLLNALAALGVELDEYAIVDLSGELRARQRETLDEQASGAAARVRWLDALPERFEGVIVGNEVLDAMPVQLVAKHAHGWCERGVSLGDAGAFAFADRPLARAEDAARLAALDADEGYVTETHDAAAAFVGTVCAMLARGAALFIDYGFPRHEYYHRQRAQGTLMCHYRHRAHGDPFVYPGLQDITAHVEFSAVYEAGVGAGAELLGYTSQARFLLNAGITDVLAEIDPSDAQRFLPAANAVQKLISEAEMGELFKVIAFSRGIDGTLDAFARGDRSHTL; via the coding sequence ATGAATCCGAAAGCTCACGAACCCGCTAGTTTACCCGTTCCCGGCCCCGACGCGCTCGCGCAGTCCGACGCGCTCGCCGCGTCGCTGCGCGCCGAAATCGCCGCGGCGGGCGGATGGATCCCGTTTTCCCGCTACATGGAGCGCGTGCTGTATGCGCCGGGCCTGGGTTACTACAGCGGCGGCGCGCAGAAATTCGGCCGGCGCGGCGACGACGGCAGCGATTTCGTGACCGCGCCCGAGCTGTCGCCGCTCTTCGCGCAGACGCTCGCGCGCCCCGTCGCGCAGGCGCTCGCCGCGAGCGGCACGCGGCGGGTGATGGAATTCGGCGCGGGCACGGGCCAGCTCGCGGCGGGGCTGCTGAACGCGCTCGCCGCGCTCGGCGTCGAGCTCGACGAATATGCGATCGTCGATTTGTCCGGCGAGCTGCGCGCGCGCCAGCGCGAGACGCTCGACGAACAGGCGTCCGGCGCCGCCGCGCGCGTGCGCTGGCTCGACGCGCTGCCCGAGCGCTTCGAGGGCGTGATCGTCGGCAACGAAGTGCTCGACGCGATGCCGGTGCAACTCGTCGCGAAGCATGCGCACGGCTGGTGCGAGCGCGGCGTGTCGCTCGGCGATGCGGGCGCGTTCGCGTTCGCCGATCGGCCGCTCGCGCGCGCCGAGGACGCGGCGCGGCTCGCGGCGCTCGACGCCGACGAAGGTTACGTGACCGAGACGCACGACGCGGCGGCGGCGTTCGTCGGCACGGTCTGCGCGATGCTCGCGCGCGGCGCCGCGTTGTTCATCGACTACGGTTTTCCGCGCCACGAGTACTATCACCGGCAGCGCGCGCAGGGCACGCTGATGTGCCATTACCGGCACCGCGCGCACGGCGATCCGTTCGTCTATCCGGGGCTGCAGGACATCACCGCGCACGTCGAATTCAGCGCCGTCTACGAGGCGGGCGTCGGCGCGGGCGCTGAGCTGCTCGGCTACACGTCGCAGGCGCGCTTTCTGCTGAACGCGGGCATCACCGACGTGCTCGCCGAGATCGACCCGTCCGACGCGCAACGCTTCCTGCCCGCCGCGAACGCGGTGCAGAAGCTGATTTCCGAGGCGGAGATGGGCGAGCTCTTCAAGGTGATCGCGTTCTCGCGCGGCATCGACGGCACGCTCGACGCGTTCGCGCGCGGCGATCGTTCGCACACGCTGTAG